From a single Bacillus gobiensis genomic region:
- a CDS encoding MFS transporter, translating into MSRFHFFVLVLIVAISGFSQGMLLPVISIIFEQQGQPSGLNGLHATGLYIGVLLASPFMEKPLRKFGYKNMIIVGGLLVVLSLFSFVFINSFVVWFFFRLLVGIGDHMLHFSTQTWLTNSVSKENRGRSISLYGLSFGLGFALGPFLAPLTEYSESLPFILSASLSLLGWMFIFKINNEYPEIDIQSKTSDSSIKRFAKALKYGWVAFLPPFGYGFLETTLHGNFPVYALQMDMSVNDVAVILPAFAIGSIVSQYPLGLLSDKFGRKMILSIVLFTGAASFFLAGFTTSTILLFGCFFLAGMAVGSTFSLGISYMTDLLPKSLLPAGNLMCGICFSIGSILGPVAGGYYMEFFEHANLFYFITVVLAATGIAIVFGKTESMKQSYPLGQHLS; encoded by the coding sequence ATGTCACGGTTTCATTTTTTTGTTTTAGTATTAATTGTTGCGATTTCAGGATTTTCACAAGGCATGCTTCTCCCTGTTATCTCTATTATTTTCGAACAACAGGGTCAGCCTTCCGGATTAAACGGGCTGCACGCTACTGGATTATATATCGGCGTTTTGCTCGCCTCGCCATTCATGGAAAAACCGTTACGAAAATTCGGCTACAAAAATATGATTATCGTTGGCGGCCTGCTCGTCGTATTAAGCTTATTTAGCTTTGTTTTCATCAATTCGTTTGTCGTATGGTTTTTCTTTCGGCTGCTTGTCGGAATTGGTGACCATATGCTTCACTTTTCCACTCAGACTTGGTTGACAAACTCCGTTTCAAAAGAGAATAGAGGACGAAGCATTTCATTGTATGGGCTGTCCTTTGGTTTAGGGTTCGCCTTGGGCCCTTTTTTAGCGCCGCTTACAGAATACAGTGAGTCTCTCCCGTTTATTTTATCGGCTTCCCTCAGTCTGCTGGGCTGGATGTTTATTTTTAAAATAAATAATGAGTACCCGGAAATAGATATACAAAGCAAAACAAGTGACAGCAGTATCAAGAGATTTGCAAAAGCGTTAAAATACGGATGGGTAGCGTTTTTGCCGCCGTTTGGCTATGGCTTTTTAGAAACGACCCTCCATGGGAATTTTCCTGTATATGCCCTGCAAATGGATATGTCGGTAAATGATGTAGCCGTGATTCTCCCCGCTTTCGCGATCGGAAGCATTGTTTCGCAATACCCTTTAGGATTGCTAAGTGATAAATTCGGCAGAAAAATGATTCTTTCAATTGTTTTATTTACCGGTGCAGCATCTTTCTTTTTGGCAGGCTTTACGACTTCAACCATTTTGCTTTTCGGCTGTTTTTTTCTGGCTGGAATGGCTGTTGGCTCGACTTTTTCTTTAGGCATCAGCTATATGACCGATCTGCTGCCGAAATCTCTTCTGCCAGCCGGCAACCTGATGTGCGGCATTTGCTTTAGTATCGGAAGCATATTAGGCCCTGTTGCTGGCGGTTACTATATGGAATTTTTTGAACATGCCAATCTTTTTTACTTTATTACCGTTGTTTTGGCTGCAACAGGAATTGCCATTGTGTTTGGCAAAACAGAAAGCATGAAGCAAAGCTATCCTTTGGGACAACACCTATCATGA
- the cax gene encoding calcium/proton exchanger yields MNRIFLILTVVGVPLSVVGSLMHWPSTLLFLIYCLTIIALASFMGRATESLAIVAGPRIGGLLNATFGNAVELIISIFALKEGLVAIVLASLTGSVLGNLLLVAGLSFFVGGIKYKVQKFNVFDARHNSGLLMFAVLVAFVIPEVFSMNMSEGERFSLSAGIGIIMILLYVAALYFKLVTHRGVYQSKNEQKAHEEHEEPEWSGKMAVLVLLLSTIAVAYISENLVHTFDTVGEQFGWSELFIGVIIVAIVGNAAEHASAIIMAYKNKMDIAVEIAIGSTLQIAMFVAPILVLISVLFEERMSLVFTLPELISMASAVLLAIVISNDGDSNWFEGATLLAAYLIMAIGFFLL; encoded by the coding sequence ATGAATCGAATTTTTTTAATCTTAACAGTTGTCGGCGTACCGCTGTCTGTTGTCGGCAGCCTGATGCACTGGCCCTCGACGCTTTTGTTTTTGATCTATTGCTTGACGATCATCGCGTTGGCAAGCTTCATGGGAAGGGCAACAGAAAGTCTTGCGATCGTTGCCGGACCGAGAATTGGCGGACTATTAAACGCTACGTTTGGAAACGCAGTTGAGCTGATCATTTCGATTTTTGCGTTAAAAGAAGGGTTGGTCGCAATTGTTCTTGCCTCGTTAACAGGTTCCGTGTTAGGAAACCTGCTTTTGGTAGCGGGCTTATCCTTTTTTGTCGGAGGAATTAAATATAAAGTGCAGAAGTTTAACGTTTTTGATGCCCGGCATAATTCAGGGCTTTTAATGTTTGCTGTACTCGTCGCATTTGTCATTCCTGAGGTATTCTCCATGAACATGTCAGAAGGCGAACGATTCAGCCTGAGTGCGGGAATTGGTATCATTATGATCCTATTGTATGTCGCTGCCCTTTATTTTAAGCTTGTGACGCATAGAGGGGTCTACCAGTCAAAAAACGAGCAAAAAGCTCATGAAGAACATGAGGAACCGGAATGGTCAGGAAAAATGGCCGTGCTCGTTTTGCTTCTTTCTACCATTGCGGTTGCATACATTTCAGAAAATCTTGTCCATACGTTTGATACAGTGGGAGAGCAATTCGGCTGGAGTGAGCTGTTTATCGGGGTCATTATCGTTGCCATCGTCGGAAACGCGGCAGAACACGCATCGGCAATCATTATGGCGTATAAAAATAAAATGGATATCGCGGTGGAAATAGCGATTGGATCTACGCTGCAGATCGCGATGTTTGTCGCGCCAATTCTCGTGCTTATCTCAGTATTATTTGAGGAGCGAATGTCTCTCGTCTTCACGCTGCCCGAGCTTATTTCCATGGCTTCCGCGGTTCTTTTGGCGATTGTTATCTCGAATGACGGTGATTCCAACTGGTTTGAAGGGGCAACCCTGCTTGCCGCCTATTTGATAATGGCCATAGGATTCTTCCTGCTTTAA
- a CDS encoding YfkD famly protein — MKKVLYFTIVLLLFANPLLVEQTNAANQSLKIPSSVTNISKENTYPNSSQDQPTLQPSALSKELIESAGIPIENPHLVEMLNESSVSGTPLALGYRATIYLGRWALGYQSNETVANWEYRKININRADNRGGNKTQEIRYSQEKRQVIKGGLTAKVPNAEDVKSMMMQKAMERTKLPLAFETIVGAGSKRDQIYNVPSEKLGYLYAYAPAINEKGKVTYGEVYLVLRGNKRKLVVKNVTSQGIGAWIPVQDHVTFGFHVGN; from the coding sequence ATGAAAAAAGTACTGTATTTTACCATTGTCTTGCTTTTATTTGCTAACCCTTTACTAGTTGAGCAAACGAATGCTGCGAATCAATCCTTAAAAATTCCCAGCTCAGTAACTAATATTTCAAAGGAGAACACGTACCCGAATTCATCCCAAGATCAGCCAACTCTTCAGCCCAGCGCATTGTCCAAGGAACTAATTGAATCAGCAGGCATTCCGATTGAGAATCCGCATCTGGTTGAGATGCTCAATGAATCAAGTGTATCCGGAACGCCTCTCGCTTTAGGCTACAGGGCGACGATTTATTTAGGAAGATGGGCACTCGGGTATCAATCCAATGAAACAGTCGCTAATTGGGAATATAGAAAAATTAATATCAACCGCGCTGATAATCGCGGTGGGAATAAAACTCAGGAAATCAGATATTCCCAAGAAAAGAGGCAGGTCATTAAAGGTGGTCTGACTGCAAAGGTTCCGAACGCTGAAGATGTTAAAAGCATGATGATGCAAAAGGCGATGGAACGTACGAAGCTCCCGCTTGCATTTGAAACGATCGTAGGTGCCGGTTCAAAACGGGACCAAATCTATAATGTGCCGTCTGAGAAATTAGGTTACCTTTATGCCTATGCACCGGCCATCAACGAAAAAGGAAAAGTCACCTATGGAGAGGTCTACCTGGTCCTTCGAGGCAATAAAAGAAAGCTCGTTGTTAAAAATGTAACCTCGCAAGGCATCGGAGCTTGGATACCTGTTCAAGACCATGTAACATTCGGATTTCATGTCGGAAATTAA
- a CDS encoding mechanosensitive ion channel family protein — MVEALKEWKVVEMVVVGLILWASVFIINKLVHKFFVRTDFIAERNEKTIESLIRSVTRYTATFGFVLYVISLFIDDFGKILAGAGIAGIVIGFGAQSLIKDILAGIFLIYERQLHQGDVVTVNNTFTGAVEELGLRSLKIREWSGKLLTISNGEVRQIQNYNIQFMRITERVVISFKENPERVYQILEDLCEELNEELKASLKNDHLGQPTEPFQVHGITSMNSVNRGIEFTIKGVVKDDDYFESSLFARRKLAQKLYENDVQMLEEAVRIMPQKKN; from the coding sequence ATGGTTGAGGCTTTAAAAGAATGGAAAGTCGTAGAAATGGTCGTCGTCGGGCTGATCTTATGGGCAAGTGTATTTATTATTAATAAATTGGTTCATAAATTTTTTGTTCGTACCGATTTTATTGCCGAAAGAAACGAAAAAACAATTGAAAGCCTCATACGCTCGGTTACGAGATATACGGCTACCTTCGGCTTTGTCCTTTACGTCATCTCGCTATTCATCGATGACTTCGGCAAAATCCTGGCTGGTGCGGGGATTGCCGGGATTGTAATCGGCTTTGGAGCCCAATCGCTAATCAAAGATATTTTGGCAGGAATTTTTCTCATTTATGAAAGGCAGCTCCATCAGGGCGACGTTGTGACGGTCAACAACACCTTTACTGGAGCTGTCGAAGAACTTGGATTACGTTCCCTTAAAATTAGAGAGTGGAGCGGAAAGCTTCTAACGATCAGCAACGGAGAAGTCCGGCAAATCCAAAATTATAATATCCAATTTATGAGGATCACAGAGCGGGTAGTCATCAGCTTTAAAGAGAATCCTGAACGGGTATACCAAATCCTTGAAGACCTGTGCGAGGAATTGAATGAGGAACTGAAAGCAAGCCTGAAAAATGATCACCTCGGCCAGCCAACTGAACCCTTTCAAGTACATGGGATTACAAGCATGAATTCTGTAAATCGGGGAATTGAATTTACAATTAAAGGGGTAGTCAAAGATGATGACTACTTCGAAAGCTCCCTTTTTGCAAGAAGAAAGCTTGCCCAGAAGCTGTACGAAAACGACGTGCAAATGCTTGAAGAAGCAGTAAGGATTATGCCGCAAAAGAAGAATTGA
- the yfkAB gene encoding radical SAM/CxCxxxxC motif protein YfkAB: MINQTLQPISPDYDPWEAYMDVEQYGGLHLTNIEFTTTNLCNMRCAHCAVGYTLQTKDPDALPVDLLLKRLDEVPLLRSISITGGEPMLSLKSVKEYVVPLLKYAHERGVRTQINSNLTLDISRYEMIIPYLDVLHISHNWGTIEEFADTGFKMMDRKPSMKQRAAYLNNIIDNSRTLVKEGVMVSAETMLNKQTLPYLEQIHNQIVHEMKCQRHEIHPMYPSDFASALETLSLDKMREAIDYLLEIRDPSTWMLFGTLPFYACSPNEADQALLKKLRNAKNVTVRNDPDGRSRLNVNIFDGDVIVTDFGDTPALGNIKTDTLQSAYSKWQESRLAKELNCHCSEVKCLGPNVLVKNSYYQGVDFTKRRARG; this comes from the coding sequence ATGATTAATCAAACATTACAACCGATTTCCCCGGACTACGATCCATGGGAAGCATATATGGATGTCGAGCAGTACGGCGGACTCCATTTGACGAATATCGAATTCACAACCACGAATCTTTGTAATATGAGATGCGCTCATTGCGCAGTCGGATATACCCTGCAAACGAAAGACCCGGATGCTTTGCCTGTCGATTTGCTTCTGAAACGTCTCGATGAAGTCCCGCTTCTTCGGTCGATCAGCATAACCGGCGGAGAGCCGATGCTTTCTTTAAAGTCAGTGAAAGAATATGTTGTGCCTTTATTGAAATACGCCCATGAACGGGGAGTCAGAACACAAATCAATTCCAATCTGACCCTCGACATCAGCCGCTATGAAATGATTATTCCCTATCTTGACGTGCTTCATATTTCTCACAACTGGGGAACAATAGAGGAGTTTGCTGATACTGGCTTTAAAATGATGGATCGAAAGCCGTCCATGAAGCAGCGAGCTGCATATTTGAATAACATAATTGATAACAGCCGGACACTGGTGAAAGAAGGCGTTATGGTGTCTGCAGAAACGATGCTGAATAAACAAACGCTTCCATACTTAGAACAAATCCATAACCAAATTGTCCATGAGATGAAGTGCCAACGCCATGAAATCCATCCGATGTATCCGAGCGACTTTGCAAGCGCGCTTGAGACGCTTAGCCTGGATAAAATGCGGGAAGCCATTGATTACCTCTTAGAAATTCGCGATCCATCAACCTGGATGCTTTTCGGCACGCTTCCTTTTTATGCATGCAGTCCAAATGAAGCAGATCAAGCTTTGCTTAAAAAGTTGAGGAATGCGAAAAACGTAACCGTACGAAATGATCCTGACGGCAGGTCAAGACTGAATGTCAATATTTTTGACGGAGACGTGATTGTCACTGATTTTGGCGACACACCTGCTCTTGGAAACATCAAAACGGATACACTACAGTCTGCCTATTCGAAATGGCAGGAATCCCGCCTTGCAAAAGAGTTGAATTGCCATTGCAGTGAGGTTAAGTGTCTCGGTCCGAATGTTCTTGTGAAAAATAGCTACTATCAAGGCGTAGACTTTACAAAACGCCGTGCAAGAGGGTGA
- a CDS encoding SE1561 family protein — translation MGNSVTDQDRQIDYLKNRLEMFMTVIDSIDPESTDVEDIDRLLKMVDEIEEKYKRFKKDWE, via the coding sequence ATGGGAAACTCAGTGACAGACCAAGATCGGCAAATCGATTACTTGAAAAACAGATTGGAAATGTTTATGACCGTAATTGATTCAATAGACCCGGAATCTACAGATGTTGAGGATATCGATCGACTCTTAAAAATGGTGGATGAGATTGAAGAAAAATACAAGCGGTTTAAAAAGGATTGGGAGTAG
- the pdaA gene encoding delta-lactam-biosynthetic de-N-acetylase, protein MLISCTLPVQAISNDKINWGFSKSKNHEPADAGRRLNELIKKYGAFYHGNTKEKTIYLTFDNGYENGYSDKVLDVLKKHKVKAAFFVTGHFVTDQPKLIKRMADEGHIIGNHSYHHPDLTTKTARTISEELETVNQAVFQVTGKTDNLYLRPPRGVFSERVLNEAEKLGYQTVFWSAAFVDWKIDSQKGWKYAYDNIMKQAHPGVIYLLHTVSKDNAEALDQAITDLKREGYTFKSLDDLLFEKQLLLPAL, encoded by the coding sequence ATGCTCATTTCATGTACCTTGCCGGTTCAAGCGATCTCCAACGATAAGATAAATTGGGGCTTTTCGAAAAGCAAAAATCACGAGCCGGCAGACGCAGGGAGAAGGCTCAATGAACTAATCAAAAAGTACGGAGCTTTTTATCATGGCAATACGAAAGAAAAGACAATCTATCTCACCTTTGATAACGGTTATGAGAATGGTTACTCAGACAAGGTTTTGGATGTATTAAAAAAGCACAAAGTAAAAGCTGCTTTTTTTGTGACCGGTCATTTTGTAACGGATCAGCCAAAGCTTATCAAACGGATGGCGGACGAAGGGCATATTATTGGAAACCATTCCTATCATCATCCAGATTTAACGACCAAAACAGCGAGGACCATTTCTGAAGAGCTGGAAACAGTGAATCAAGCGGTTTTTCAGGTCACAGGAAAAACGGATAATCTGTACTTGAGGCCTCCGCGTGGAGTATTCAGTGAGAGGGTATTAAATGAAGCCGAGAAGCTGGGGTATCAAACGGTATTCTGGTCAGCTGCGTTTGTCGACTGGAAAATTGATTCGCAAAAAGGTTGGAAGTACGCCTATGATAATATTATGAAACAAGCCCATCCTGGTGTCATATACCTTCTTCATACGGTATCTAAAGATAATGCAGAGGCACTCGATCAGGCAATAACAGATCTGAAAAGGGAAGGCTACACCTTTAAAAGCTTGGATGACTTATTGTTTGAAAAACAGCTGCTGCTTCCTGCTTTATAG
- the comJ gene encoding competence protein ComJ: MKAWEPKELTVSYHQITVHPKGEKPPVINWTKEAMKNGFAIAEGAVSFQAPVNAKAVIEVSLDVPGEVWHSDRHISVPFELKQDGLSIQSDMTNKLDYDLPPGSFLLTCYIIPLEVHLIKYLFAFQSLNDENSAILG; this comes from the coding sequence GTGAAAGCTTGGGAGCCGAAAGAGCTAACTGTTTCCTATCATCAAATTACAGTGCATCCTAAGGGTGAAAAACCGCCCGTTATCAATTGGACGAAAGAAGCAATGAAAAATGGGTTTGCTATTGCAGAAGGAGCCGTTTCTTTTCAAGCGCCGGTCAATGCAAAAGCTGTCATTGAAGTGTCATTGGATGTCCCCGGAGAAGTTTGGCATTCTGACCGGCACATCAGCGTTCCCTTTGAATTAAAGCAGGACGGGCTGAGTATTCAAAGCGATATGACAAATAAGCTGGACTATGACCTTCCTCCAGGATCGTTTCTGCTTACCTGTTACATCATTCCTTTAGAAGTCCACCTGATAAAGTATTTATTTGCTTTTCAAAGCTTGAACGATGAAAATTCCGCCATCTTAGGATGA
- a CDS encoding nuclear transport factor 2 family protein: MELESVRETLHDLEKKLLTPETRTSPEEISLLLADEFFEFGSSGTVFVKKDCIGEGGLGVRKMTLFSFEIKLLAPNVVLTTYRVNDEIRKQQTLRSSIWKYIDDRWQMVFHQGTPTTT; encoded by the coding sequence ATGGAACTTGAATCCGTAAGAGAAACGTTACACGACCTCGAAAAAAAGCTATTAACACCAGAAACCCGCACATCGCCGGAAGAGATTTCACTGCTACTCGCAGATGAATTTTTCGAATTTGGCAGCTCAGGTACTGTATTTGTTAAAAAGGATTGCATCGGTGAAGGCGGGCTAGGTGTAAGGAAAATGACACTCTTTAGCTTTGAAATCAAATTGCTTGCTCCGAATGTCGTGTTAACCACTTACCGGGTAAACGACGAAATCAGAAAGCAGCAGACTTTGCGCAGCTCGATCTGGAAATACATAGATGACAGGTGGCAAATGGTGTTTCACCAAGGAACACCGACGACTACTTAA
- the corA gene encoding magnesium/cobalt transporter CorA: MLRTIAFTKDGEMIHTNEFSNPDIEWYWVDLHNPTVEEASILMKHFKFHPLAIEDCFYNLQRPKIDGYGNYHFYVIHELNQETYAADEVDIFLGDNYIVTFHLHDSSGLEKVWEKVSANKEKINGTNHAAYLIFDQLVDDYFPVLYQIEDRLNEIGSKERYETYGTLMNEVFDIRGDLLKLRRTIIPMRDLLYRILNLGHLDTSERKAYFNDIYDHLLKLTELIESNREVTSDMRDSYQTVSTNRMNAIMMTLTIVSTIFIPLTFIVGIYGMNFDNMPELHWKYGYFFVMGVMGIIVIFMLFWFKMKGWFNIFK, encoded by the coding sequence ATGCTTCGAACAATTGCATTTACTAAAGACGGAGAAATGATCCATACGAATGAATTTTCAAACCCTGACATTGAGTGGTATTGGGTCGATTTGCATAATCCGACCGTAGAAGAAGCGTCTATTTTGATGAAGCATTTCAAATTTCATCCGTTGGCGATAGAAGATTGTTTCTACAATTTGCAGCGCCCTAAAATTGACGGCTATGGCAATTATCATTTCTATGTTATTCACGAATTAAATCAGGAAACCTATGCTGCCGATGAGGTCGATATATTTCTCGGCGACAACTATATAGTCACCTTTCATTTACATGATTCAAGCGGCTTGGAAAAGGTCTGGGAGAAGGTATCTGCTAATAAGGAAAAAATAAATGGGACAAACCATGCGGCGTACCTTATTTTCGACCAACTGGTTGATGATTATTTTCCGGTGTTGTATCAAATTGAAGACCGGCTTAACGAAATCGGCAGTAAGGAAAGGTATGAAACATACGGAACGTTGATGAATGAAGTTTTTGATATTCGAGGAGACCTGTTAAAGCTCAGGCGAACGATTATTCCAATGAGAGATCTGCTGTACCGGATTTTAAATCTGGGACATCTGGATACGTCAGAACGAAAAGCCTATTTCAATGATATTTATGACCATTTATTAAAACTGACCGAGCTCATTGAGTCGAACCGGGAAGTAACGTCCGACATGAGAGACAGCTATCAAACGGTAAGTACGAATCGAATGAATGCAATCATGATGACCTTAACGATCGTATCGACCATTTTTATTCCACTCACATTTATCGTCGGAATTTATGGCATGAACTTTGACAACATGCCTGAGCTGCATTGGAAATACGGCTACTTTTTCGTCATGGGTGTGATGGGTATTATTGTCATTTTCATGCTCTTTTGGTTTAAAATGAAAGGGTGGTTTAATATTTTTAAGTAG
- a CDS encoding MDR family MFS transporter: MNQKTNNLPIVIVLLTGTFIAILNQTLLTTAIPHIMNDLKIDANMAQWLTTAFLLVNGIMIPITAFLIEKFTTRKLFISAMSLFAIGTLICATAPSFPVIIIGRVIQAAGAGIVMPLMQTVFILIFPKDKRGSAMGMVGLVIAFAPAIGPTLSGWIVDNYAWETIFYILLPFTLINIGFAYFILRNVTEQTNPKVDVLSIILSSVGFGGILYGFSVAGGSGWGSMEVLGAFFVGGLSLFLFIWRQLHLPHPILEFRVFQYKIFTLSTVIGMILFMAMLGAATIMPMYMQNMRHFSAMESGMMLLPGAIAMGILSPVTGKIFDKIGPKILSVVGLSLVTLTSILMTNLTESTPFLYMSIVYAFRMMGLGIVLMPITTAGLNVLPRHLIPHGTAMNNTMRQIAGSIGTALLITIMTQGAHTAANAPSTELAMIHGVNLAFVASTIISAVGLILTFFIQKDDSNRYLKEKKQKLSSKVAFAQNK, translated from the coding sequence ATGAATCAAAAAACTAACAATTTACCAATTGTAATCGTTTTGCTTACGGGGACGTTTATTGCAATATTGAACCAAACGCTGTTAACGACGGCCATTCCGCATATTATGAATGATTTAAAAATCGATGCAAATATGGCGCAGTGGCTGACTACGGCGTTTTTGCTCGTCAACGGGATTATGATTCCAATTACAGCATTTTTAATTGAAAAGTTTACGACTCGAAAGCTTTTCATTTCAGCCATGTCTCTATTTGCTATCGGTACATTGATCTGCGCGACAGCGCCATCTTTTCCGGTGATCATTATCGGCCGTGTCATACAGGCAGCCGGCGCTGGAATTGTCATGCCGCTGATGCAGACCGTGTTTATCTTAATTTTTCCGAAGGATAAGCGGGGATCGGCGATGGGAATGGTTGGGCTGGTGATTGCCTTTGCCCCTGCGATTGGACCGACACTTTCCGGATGGATCGTTGACAACTATGCTTGGGAGACAATTTTTTATATTCTCTTGCCATTTACGTTGATTAACATTGGATTTGCCTATTTTATTTTACGAAATGTAACGGAACAAACCAATCCAAAGGTAGATGTTCTATCGATTATTCTATCATCTGTCGGGTTTGGCGGAATTCTTTACGGCTTTAGTGTCGCCGGAGGAAGCGGATGGGGAAGCATGGAAGTACTCGGCGCCTTTTTTGTCGGAGGGCTCTCTCTTTTCTTATTTATTTGGAGACAGCTTCATTTGCCGCATCCTATCCTTGAATTCCGGGTGTTTCAATATAAAATTTTCACCCTTTCAACCGTTATTGGGATGATCCTTTTTATGGCGATGCTTGGGGCTGCAACGATTATGCCTATGTACATGCAAAATATGCGCCATTTTTCCGCGATGGAATCTGGCATGATGCTACTTCCGGGAGCGATTGCGATGGGGATCCTGTCTCCGGTGACCGGGAAAATTTTCGATAAGATCGGCCCGAAAATTTTATCTGTCGTCGGCTTAAGCTTGGTTACCTTGACCAGCATTCTGATGACGAATTTAACCGAATCGACTCCGTTTCTTTATATGTCTATCGTGTATGCCTTTCGGATGATGGGGCTTGGGATCGTGTTAATGCCGATTACTACAGCCGGCCTTAATGTGCTTCCGCGCCACTTAATTCCCCACGGAACAGCGATGAACAATACGATGAGACAAATTGCCGGATCGATCGGAACCGCACTGCTGATTACAATAATGACCCAAGGTGCGCATACAGCCGCGAATGCCCCTTCGACGGAGCTTGCGATGATTCACGGTGTCAATCTTGCTTTTGTCGCTTCGACTATTATTTCTGCAGTCGGGCTGATATTGACTTTCTTTATTCAAAAAGATGACTCAAATCGTTATTTGAAAGAAAAAAAGCAAAAGTTGAGTAGCAAGGTGGCTTTTGCTCAAAATAAGTAA
- a CDS encoding DNA-3-methyladenine glycosylase family protein has protein sequence MWMETIDVTAPYHFERILERLTSDPLNVIDLDNRSISLPLRNKDQEPSIVLVKAIGTIEQPVFQVSGEKEADKDDLLKEVKRIFQWETNLLPVMEHFKLSNLAAIFEEHAGTPLVLDFNLYHCLVKCMIHQQLNLSFAHKLTARFVQTFGEQKDGVWFYPLPESIAGLDYSQLRELQFSMRKAEYVIDTSRMIAGGELRLEELPSLSDEEIMEKLVKIRGIGPWTVQNVLLFGLGRPNLFPLADIGIQNALKKHFGLEKKPTKEEMLEWSKEWHPFLSYASLYLWRSIE, from the coding sequence ATGTGGATGGAAACAATAGATGTTACAGCCCCTTATCATTTTGAACGTATACTTGAACGGCTTACGTCAGACCCTTTAAATGTAATTGATTTGGACAACCGCTCTATCTCACTGCCTTTGAGAAACAAGGACCAAGAGCCATCAATTGTTTTAGTGAAAGCGATTGGGACGATCGAACAACCGGTTTTCCAAGTAAGCGGAGAGAAAGAAGCGGATAAAGACGATTTGTTGAAAGAAGTGAAACGCATCTTTCAATGGGAAACGAATCTGCTGCCAGTCATGGAGCATTTTAAGCTGTCCAATTTAGCGGCGATTTTTGAAGAGCATGCTGGAACCCCGCTCGTTCTCGATTTTAATTTATATCATTGCCTGGTAAAATGCATGATTCATCAACAGTTGAATTTGTCATTCGCGCATAAGCTGACGGCCCGCTTTGTTCAAACCTTCGGAGAGCAAAAAGACGGGGTCTGGTTTTATCCGCTACCGGAATCGATCGCGGGGCTCGACTACAGCCAGCTGAGAGAGCTGCAATTCAGCATGAGAAAAGCGGAATATGTCATCGATACGTCAAGAATGATTGCAGGCGGCGAGCTCCGGTTGGAGGAACTGCCATCGTTATCGGATGAAGAAATTATGGAGAAACTAGTAAAAATTCGCGGAATCGGCCCGTGGACGGTTCAAAACGTGCTTTTATTTGGACTCGGGCGGCCGAATTTGTTTCCGCTAGCAGATATAGGCATTCAAAACGCGTTAAAAAAGCATTTTGGCTTAGAAAAGAAACCAACAAAGGAAGAGATGCTGGAATGGAGCAAGGAATGGCATCCTTTCTTAAGCTATGCGTCCCTATATTTATGGAGAAGCATCGAATAG